One genomic segment of Plasmodium vivax chromosome 9, whole genome shotgun sequence includes these proteins:
- a CDS encoding hypothetical protein, conserved (encoded by transcript PVX_092080A) encodes MVSSINGLTDDAAIERRPSTKENNQTSSNLTKAKRISSVKLSKPSSDELTAVPDEVPSWEREGTQREDPLHVNFNLPAGKTNGDSPNEDDRSTPHGEIKKKFSLSHLYSNYLRSRSKWSRQLVRKNAFGRPGSRGSGGSLHSDVGSPARRPRSPLGSSASGRSTTRPADHPADRPSDPPPSKAANRNSRSQKSKLVKLFREGNNVYVKNLKICPREERHQHVLSNCKSAKIRERPILSLPKEAIPLSELDKHKGKATKNLPLPIVRTEKEDAHFFKFKNTWYELFFYTSSGGSKSRESLYSLMLMRLNFELLIQPIKDIILVDHNTASFSYPYIYNAYLIPPLDVHETGNSLRIQKATSDHSLINNGSWVFFKTGEKGVHRGVPTGGGVNGVGGSTISGRAANYLINMQRNRYFVDKCSFRCAKKSYFASLKSVPPLSGVPSPLGGGTSPDVYPTKRGIDPLVCGQPTRGVTLSGGITTEEVKKANTLPLWGKSLTGLLSKSSAKKDNRCDLHTNGGQMGNLLNMATTVKGDATTEESHLGEGRVSPASNSLFDCSCVYMTYGNSSIEPVFPYTCKNIFFLFQYYHNYLNGVVSYFRGDKRRSGNAQRRGDAQRRGNTQRSGKTVPPPTSSPLSWPSERGGRRTPLADVNNFKIRNFINGKLYDSVFSHVKKKNLEKVKQHTEGRRRDPPVPIFLWVIFGGKDMKSMDSLSTVYKILRYATEIPPSEYVRYLSKLERRKIKKNLHREGSEKKEEAYPYGGDKHSEAKEGACPNGGDKQNEQKEESCPNGGEQRRGTPKGGIPPEQEHDSANEFFPNLAAPHHVRERNGPSSGSPAQRGRAKRKMPPLPRFPQLPPLPPNIFFHKNLYKNATEIYNRIVTYYEQYSRKCDSFGPENYGHFLDYYRERVRGRSGDSEGEDAQSGGAPLRGGHLGKAPHGKSPHDAGENSVEDDDAYDFFIERSDSEGDELFDFISYHMQGRNPSFENRGGEVKEGKLNYTDIYGPLIYKKRKRRNPVRYSFLLLDYPAYNNSTGHPSPLTFKTSALAALKEALKELRGGGSDASGVGSVGDDSGVSSEGSASGVRSVGSANRGNPLSRSRVSVNILGYSLGCCVGLQLLLDIAKSLYNDFFQGESKTPFHRKEREPIREPPNEGNDLSIKLNSSSNNRVNEYVYDARKILTFRDVFVNGPSAAAADGQPRGDPRASAQGEDDKDDLQNQPFRKHTPYKAPPSVELHQGRSSHYCCSVTNYQQRSRLKLGIHKNAGRENAGRENAGRENVRRENVRCENAPNKVSVNESLQSAKQRKKELEKKLRNELNITVDRVVLVAPFTNTQKLVKSILSNSVLFLLSWFVMNKKCPYVHWDNISVLKEFFKILYDLKGTTHLSSIFANLQIHFIHGEKDTLVNYQMSLKLYKLTNTLTSKYALHHVKSFLYIFKEDCHSSIFNTEGENKILQIIFKPLRLHPFSTTNIHKLHFSLYRDIYLLKTAYLQYISGVTSKLVRA; translated from the coding sequence TGCCCAGCTGGGAAAGGGAGGGCACACAAAGAGAGGATCCGCTGCATGTAAACTTCAATCTACCTGCGGGAAAGACAAATGGGGACTCTCCCAATGAAGACGATAGAAGCACCCCCCAtggtgaaataaaaaaaaaatttagcctCAGTCATCTTTATAGTAACTACTTGAGGAGTAGGTCGAAATGGTCTCGCCAGCTTGTACGGAAGAACGCCTTCGGACGCCCAGGGAGTCGCGGGTCGGGCGGATCTCTTCACAGCGACGTGGGCTCCCCCGCGAGGCGGCCGCGCAGTCCATTGGGCAGCAGCGCAAGTGGGCGGTCTACAACCCGTCCAGCTGACCACCCCGCTGACCGCCCAAGTGACCCCCCGCCCAGCAAGGCAGCGAATAGGAACAGCCGCTCCCAGAAGAGCAAGCTGGTGAAGCTCTTCCGAGAGGGAAACAACGTGTACGTGAAGAACCTTAAGATATGCCCGCGCGAGGAGAGGCACCAGCACGTGCTGTCCAACTGCAAAAGCGCCAAAATTAGGGAGAGACCCATCTTGAGTCTGCCGAAAGAAGCCATTCCCTTGAGCGAGTTAGATAAGCACAAAGGTAAGGCGACCAAAAATTTGCCCCTGCCCATAGTAagaacagaaaaggaagacgcccatttttttaaattcaaaaACACCTGGTATGAGCTTTTTTTCTACACCAGCAGTGGTGGTAGCAAGAGCAGGGAAAGTCTCTACAGCCTCATGTTGATGAGGCTTAATTTCGAGTTATTGATTCAACCCATAAAAGACATCATCTTGGTTGACCATAACACCGCCTCGTTTAGCTACCCCTATATTTACAACGCCTATTTGATTCCCCCCCTGGATGTGCACGAGACAGGGAACTCCCTCCGCATTCAGAAGGCGACAAGCGATCACTCGCTCATAAATAATGGCTCGTGGGTCTTTttcaaaacgggggagaagggggtACACCGAGGGGTGCCAACTGGAGGAGGAGTAAATGGTGTGGGAGGCAGCACAATAAGTGGTCGGGCAGCCAACTACTTAATAAACATGCAGCGAAACAGATACTTCGTGGATAAGTGCTCCTTCAGGTGCGCCAAGAAAAGTTACTTCGCCTCTTTGAAAAGTGTTCCCCCTTTGAGTGGAGTGCCTTCCCCTCTGGGGGGTGGTACTTCACCCGATGTTTATCCCACCAAACGAGGGATAGACCCTCTCGTTTGCGGACAGCCAACAAGGGGGGTCACTCTTTCCGGGGGCATTACCACTgaggaggtgaaaaaggcaaacacgCTGCCCCTTTGGGGGAAGAGCCTAACAGGGCTGCTATCGAAGAGCAGCGCGAAAAAGGACAACCGATGTGACCTGCACACGAATGGGGGTCAAATGGGAAACTTGCTTAACATGGCCACAACTGTGAAAGGGGACGCTACAACGGAGGAGTCCCACTTGGGAGAAGGACGTGTCAGCCCGGCGAGCAACTCCCTGTTCGACTGCTCATGCGTCTATATGACCTATGGGAACAGCAGCATAGAGCCCGTCTTCCCCTACacttgtaaaaatatttttttcctcttccagtATTACCACAATTACCTGAACGGGGTGGTCAGCTATTTCAGGGGGGATAAGCGGCGGAGTGGGAATGCTCAGCGGAGGGGGGATGCGCAGCGGAGGGGGAATACCCAGCGGAGTGGGAAAACCGTTCCGCCGCCTACCTCCTCGCCGCTTTCCTGGCCGAGCGAACGGGGCGGCAGGAGGACCCCCCTGGCAGACGTGAACAACTTCAAAATACGCAACTTCATAAACGGCAAGCTGTACGACTCCGTTTTCAGCCacgtgaagaaaaaaaatttggaaaaggTAAAGCAGCACACAGAGGGGAGGAGGCGGGACCCCCCAGTCCCCATATTCTTGTGGGTCATTTTTGGAGGGAAGGATATGAAGTCCATGGACTCACTAAGCACCGTTTATAAAATTCTGCGGTACGCCACAGAGATACCCCCGTCCGAGTATGTAAGGTACTTGTCCAAATTGGAGcggaggaaaataaaaaaaaacctgcaCAGGGAGGGGAGcgaaaagaaggaggaggccTATCCCTACGGGGGAGATAAGCACAGCGAGGCGAAGGAAGGGGCCTGTCCCAACGGGGGAGACAAGCAAAACGAGCAGAAGGAAGAGTCCTGCCCCAACGGGGGAGAGCAACGGAGGGGGAccccaaaggggggcatTCCACCTGAACAGGAACACGACTCGGCAAATGAGTTCTTCCCCAATTTGGCTGCTCCCCATCATGTGAGGGAGCGAAACGGACCAAGCAGTGGGAGCCCCGCCCAGAGGGGAAGggcaaagagaaaaatgcCCCCGTTGCCGCGGTTTCCCCAACTACCCCCATTACCCCCGAACATCTTCTTCcacaaaaatttatacaaaaacGCCACCGAAATATACAACCGAATTGTAACGTACTACGAGCAGTACAGTCGGAAGTGCGACTCGTTTGGGCCTGAGAATTATGGCCACTTTTTGGACTACTACAGGGAGAGGGTGCGGGGGCGCTCGGGGGACAGCGAGGGGGAGGATGCACAGTCGGGGGGTGCCCCTCTTCGAGGAGGTCACCTCGGGAAGGCCCCCCATGGGAAGAGCCCCCACGACGCGGGCGAAAACTCCGTCGAAGACGACGACGCATACGACTTCTTCATAGAACGGAGCGACAGCGAAGGGGACGAGCTGTTCGACTTCATTTCCTACCACATGCAGGGGAGAAACCCCTCGTTTGAAaaccgcgggggggaagtgaaagAAGGCAAGCTGAACTACACGGATATATACGGGCCGCTAATCTacaagaagaggaaaaggaggaaccCAGTTAggtactcctttttgctgctgGACTACCCCGCGTATAACAACAGCACGGGCCACCCCTCGCCCCTGACGTTCAAGACAAGTGCGCTGGCGGCGCTGAAGGAGGCCTTGAAGGagctgcgcggggggggaagcgacgcCAGCGGTGTTGGCAGCGTTGGAGATGATAGCGGCGTTAGCAGTGAAGGCAGTGCTAGCGGTGTTAGAAGTGTAGGCAGTGCTAACCGCGGTAACCCCCTTAGCCGCTCCCGCGTGTCCGTAAACATCCTGGGCTACTCGCTCGGGTGCTGCGTCGGCCTGCAGCTGCTGCTCGACATTGCGAAGAGCCTCTACAACGACTTCTTCCAAGGGGAGAGCAAAACGCCATTCCACCGAAAGGAAAGGGAGCCCATTAGGGAACCCCCAAACGAGGGAAACGACTTGTCCATCAAGCTAAACAGTAGCAGCAACAACAGAGTTAACGAGTACGTGTATGACGCGCGGAAAATATTAACCTTCCGGGATGTCTTTGTGAATGGACCTTCTGCCGCAGCCGCTGATGGGCAGCCACGAGGGGACCCACGGGCAAGTGCCCAAGGGGAAGACGACAAAGACGATCTGCAAAACCAACCATTTAGGAAACACACCCCCTATAAAGCACCCCCCTCCGTGGAACTACACcaagggagaagcagccacTACTGCTGCAGCGTTACCAACTATCAGCAAAGGAGTAGGCTAAAACTGGGGattcacaaaaatgcagGCCGAGAAAATGCAGGCCGAGAAAATGCAGGCCGCGAAAATGTACGCCGCGAAAATGTACGCTGCGAAAATGCCCCCAATAAAGTCAGCGTAAATGAAAGCCTGCAAAGTGCAAAGCAGCGAAAGAAagagctggaaaaaaaattaagaaacgAATTAAACATAACTGTAGATAGAGTCGTCCTGGTCGCTCCATTCACGAACACGCAGAAATTGGTGAAAAGCATTTTAAGCAATAGTGTGCTGTTTCTACTTAGCTGGTTTGtcatgaataaaaaatgccccTATGTCCACTGGGACAACATCTCCGTGCTGAAagagttttttaaaatactgTACGACTTAAAGGGAACAACACATTTGAGTAGCATTTTTGCCAACTTGCAAATTCATTTTATCCACGGAGAGAAAGACACACTGGTCAATTACCAAATGAGTTTGAAGCTGTATAAACTTACAAACACACTTACGTCAAAATATGCCTTACACCATGTGAAATCttttctttacattttcaaGGAGGACTGCCATTCGTCTATCTTTAACACTgagggagaaaataaaattttgcaaattatttttaagccCCTCCGATTGCACCCCTTCAGCACAACTAACATACACAAGTTGCATTTCAGTCTGTACAGGGACATCTACTTGTTGAAGACGGCCTACTTGCAGTACATCTCTGGGGTGACCTCTAAGTTGGTTCGTGCGTGA